The following are from one region of the Coffea eugenioides isolate CCC68of chromosome 2, Ceug_1.0, whole genome shotgun sequence genome:
- the LOC113761597 gene encoding rRNA-processing protein FCF1 homolog, with product MGKAKKAPKFAVMKKMVTSKAIKQHKEEVLNPNKKDLTKEKLPRNVPNVSSALFFKHNTALGPPYMILVDTNFINFSIQNKLDLQKGMMDCLYAKCTPCVTDCVMAELEKLGQKYRVALRIAKDARFERLPCTHKGTYADDCIVDRVTQHKCYIVATCDRDLKRRIRKVPGVPIMYITQHKYSIERLPEATIGGAPRI from the exons ATGGGTAAAGCCAAAAAAGCTCCTAAATTCGCAGTAATGAAGAAAATGGTCACTTCCAAAGCCATTAAACA GCATAAAGAGGAGGTTTTGAATCCTAACAAAAAAGATTTAACTAAAGAGAAGCTCCCTAGAAACGT GCCAAATGTATCGTCTGCACTTTTCTTCAAGCACAATACTGCTTTGGGTCCGCCATATATGATATTGGTTGATACTAACTTTATCAACTTCTCTATTCAAAATAAG TTGGATTTGCAGAAAGGAATGATGGATTGCTTGTATGCAAAAT GTACTCCTTGTGTCACAGACTGTGTAATGGCTGAGCTTGAGAAATTGGGTCAAAAATATCGGGTCGCTTTAAG AATTGCTAAGGATGCTCGATTTGAAAGGCTGCCATGTACACATAAAGGAACCTATGCTGATGATTGCATCGTAGACAGGGTCACCCAG CACAAGTGTTACATTGTTGCAACATGTGATCGAGATTTAAAGCGAAGGATACGAAAG GTCCCTGGTGTTCCGATCATGTATATTACACAGCACAAGTACTCCATTGAACGGCTGCCTGAAGCTACAATTGGTGGAG CTCCACGAATTTGA
- the LOC113759256 gene encoding LOW QUALITY PROTEIN: BAG family molecular chaperone regulator 6 (The sequence of the model RefSeq protein was modified relative to this genomic sequence to represent the inferred CDS: deleted 2 bases in 1 codon): MNEGQPQQILKNCPPHYQSWLSGGNYAYPYPAQCHSCCDHNYFPAYCALRPPYAHAPPLYCHGNYTIYPASYPGHYIPPPNNTMEPPRYKYHSEMPGESRCCGCPNHTHNSTPGKNVKIEEEDPDIEKMANNAVVPFDLKSYPYPVMWIPPSYMMNEAINKANEAQPEVKEKYSGVARADESSKPSDQQQKWLNGWFPFDMENSKLAKQGNDSTWKQQHQDESKRQLSFPLFWMPWSPEEMKRKDSGKTNFGEESAEGVSPRLEVSPVMIPDADEKASKPDVTKEIHNRECSKAPGKNSGQKTVPVKSAEPTEEKKNLENNKEKVKSSLAKNLNVADERISSQTSPTSESSSPMKSSKLPPICLRVDPLRKKNKNNGGSGSPSPPGDEGKLRKLSKDSTQLPSSSTTKESTEKDMTVGKSIPETAKNLEQSKQKVKMIEVTDRQNRQEPAEYLSISDPHGRSLSANSHDAELVHQTNDNSEELFPDVAASEVDLKSSAESKNDLGAVQVKSFDSICQSDEDKENSKVHESSADEPKGFAKIRLSEVEAALIIQSAYRGYEVRRREPLKKLKQIANIKEEVFTLNNRIKALESCSYTGENDKLRTMLGETIMNLLLKLDAIQGLHPSIRDVRKSVVRELVSLQEKLDHVSLERSESAHKLSSSAHPHEDMQLIDNRCFQEGEEAEKAFLESSLSKAEDVHEIYPEELCKGVAPPVMDIASDTRNLEIPETVMNKEDLNNGAQVPSTDLLKIDTTQKSETGCLPDNRARDDSLNLVCNDGERWSSEFQPQPFSEEVNHPWVGGGGAFMTDEVPNIKQLAELPKGVLESDTKSQDDSLLLSEAVDDKALQDGEVMEDNLHVKELTELPQAVPDDDVDKSRKHVILDKEDDKFVKDDVTRDINAEVPDEEVLNMDQAEQWQEPMVKKTVTSKSNVTLACHENLDNNMELCKKVDLKSQEFPVQALEEDKSCVSELGDISEMHDQVVLEMDANVLGSYMNDLHTCSAEMEREELTTSTKPVEVYKAEEEVLQELAAMETEAETENESSKENGVAENYYSSSCEDAIAVAQACDAPKVLTKSWNDVSTEQKLLDERIGVEASGLGMVDNKFFAQDCDSAVLEQDLVDQMMSVPPDAKETEEGEVPPSSPTASQISLGSNGSTEHERKLVEENDKLREMMQKLIEAGQQQLTAISNLSGRVKDLEKKLSRKKKLKMRRHGTTRYTSGPSCLKPYNDPLNEKAVPLAM; this comes from the exons ATGAATGAAGGTCAACCTCAG cagattttgaaaaattgtcCTCCACACTATCAATCTTGGCTTTCTGGGGGAAACTATGCGTACCCATATCCTGCACAATGTCACAGCTGCTGTGACCATAACTACTTTCCAGCCTACTGTGCTCTGAGGCCTCCTTATGCCCATGCTCCACCTCTTTACTGCCATGGCAATTATACTATATAT CCAGCGTCCTATCCTGGTCACTACATTCCTCCTCCTAATAATACAATGGAACCACCACGTTATAAGTACCATAGTGAGATGCCTGGAGAGAGTCGTTGCTGCGGTTGTCCAAATCATACACACAATTCAACACCAGGAAAGAATGTCAAGATTGAGGAAGAAGATCCTGATATAGAAAAGATGGCAAATAATGCCGTGGTTCCTTTTGACTTGAAGAGTTATCCATATCCAGTTATGTGGATTCCACCAAGTTATATGATGAATGAAGCAATTAATAAGGCAAATGAAGCACAACCTGAAGTGAAGGAAAAGTATTCTGGTGTTGCTAGAGCTGATGAGTCATCAAAACCTTCAGACCAGCAGCAAAAGTGGCTAAATGGATGGTTCCCTTTTGACATGGAAAACTCTAAATTGGCAAAGCAAGGCAATGACTCAACCTGGAAGCAACAACATCAAGATGAAAGTAAGCGTCAATTGTCTTTTCCTTTGTTCTGGATGCCTTGGAGTCCAGAAGAAATGAAAAGGAAGGACAGTGGCAAAACCAATTTTGGTGAAGAATCTGCAGAGGGAGTATCTCCCCGGTTGGAGGTCAGTCCAGTGATGATTCCTGATGCTGATGAGAAGGCAAGTAAACCGGATGTCACTAAGGAGATTCATAATCGTGAATGCTCAAAAGCTCCAGGGAAAAACAGTGGTCAAAAGACGGTTCCGGTCAAGTCAGCAGAACCTactgaggaaaagaaaaacctgGAAAACAATAAGGAGAAAGTAAAAAGTTCATTGGCAAAAAATCTGAATGTTGCTGATGAAAGAATATCGTCTCAAACTTCTCCTACAAGCGAGTCATCTTCTCCGATGAAGTCATCAAAATTACCTCCTATTTGCCTGAGAGTCGATCCTTTGCgtaagaagaataaaaataatggAGGTTCAGGGTCCCCTAGTCCTCCTGGTGACGAAGGGAAATTGCGCAAGTTGTCTAAGGACAGCACTCAGCTACCTAGCTCATCCACTACGAAGGAAAGTACTGAAAAAGACATGACAGTCGGAAAGAGTATACCAGAAACAGCCAAGAATCTGGAGCAAAGTAAGCAGAAAGTGAAAATGATTGAAGTAACTGACAGACAAAACAGACAAGAACCGGCTGAATATTTGAGCATCTCTGATCCTCATGGGAGAAGTTTGTCAGCTAATTCCCATGATGCAGAACTGGTACACCAAACCAATGATAATTCTGAAGAACTATTCCCTGATGTGGCTGCCAGTGAGGTGGATTTGAAGAGTTCAGCTGAGAGCAAAAATGATCTAGGAGCAGTACAGGTTAAATCATTTGATTCCATATGTCAGTCGGATGAGGATAAAGAAAACTCCAAGGTGCATGAGAGTTCTGCtgacgaaccaaaggggtttGCAAAAATTAGGTTGTCAGAAGTTGAAGCAGCTCTTATTATACAGTCAGCTTATCGTGGGTATGAAGTGCGTAGACGGGAACCATTAAAAAAGTTGAAACAAATTGCCAATATCAAGGAGGAGGTTTTTACTTTGAACAATCGCATAAAGGCCTTGGAGTCGTGTTCTTATACTGGGGAAAATGACAAGTTGAGAACCATGCTTGGAGAGACTATAATGAACCTTCTGCTAAAGCTAGATGCAATTCAG GGCTTGCACCCAAGCATTAGAGATGTTAGGAAATCAGTGGTGCGAGAACTTGTGAGCCTACAGGAGAAGCTTGATCATGTAAGCCTCGAGAGATCTGAAAGTGCACATAAGCTAAGTTCAAGTGCTCACCCTCATGAAGATATGCAATTAATTGATAATCGATGCTtccaagaaggagaagaagcaGAAAAAGCTTTCCTCGAAAGTAGTCTATCCAAAGCTGAAGATGTGCATGAGATTTATCCAGAAGAGCTCTGTAAAGGTGTGGCCCCTCCAGTGATGGACATTGCATCCGACACTAGAAATTTGGAGATCCCAGAGACGGTAATGAATAAGGAGGATTTGAACAATGGTGCGCAGGTACCCAGTACAGATTTATTAAAGATTGATACAACACAAAAAAGTGAAACAGGATGCCTACCAGACAATAGGGCTAGAGATGATTCGCTGAATCTGGTATGCAATGACGGTGAAAGATGGTCCTCTGAGTTTCAACCTCAACCTTTTTCCGAAGAGGTGAACCATCCTTGGGTTGGAGGAGGAGGAGCCTTCATGACAGATGAGGTTCCCAATATCAAGCAACTAGCAGAGTTGCCGAAAGGAGTACTCGAGTCTGATACTAAGTCACAAGACGATAGTCTTCTGTTGTCCGAAGCAGTGGATGACAAAGCTCTGCAAGATGGAGAGGTAATGGAGGATAATTTACATGTAAAGGAGTTAACAGAGTTGCCACAAGCAGTGCCTGATGATGACGTTGACAAGTCCCGAAAGCACGTGATTCTTGACAAGGAGGATGACAAATTCGTGAAAGATGACGTGACCAGGGATATTAATGCAGAGGTACCTGATGAGGAGGTTCTAAATATGGATCAAGCAGAGCAGTGGCAGGAGCCTATGGTCAAGAAGACGGTCACTTCCAAATCTAATGTAACTTTGGCATGTCATGAAAATCTGGACAACAACATGGAGCTCTGTAAGAAGGTGGATTTGAAATCACAGGAATTTCCAGTGCAAGCTCTAGAAGAGGACAAGAGCTGTGTTTCTGAACTGGGGGATATCTCTGAGATGCATGATCAAGTTGTACTAGAGATGGATGCCAATGTTTTAGGTAGTTACATGAATGACTTGCACACGTGCTCTGCAGAGATGGAAAGGGAAGAGCTCACTACTTCAACTAAGCCTGTAGAAGTTTATAAAGCTGAGGAAGAGGTTCTGCAGGAGCTTGCTGCCATGGAAACTGAAGCTGAAACTGAAAATGAGTCTTCAAAGGAAAATGGGGTTGCTGAAAACTACTACTCTTCAAGTTGCGAAGATGCAATAGCTGTAGCTCAAGCGTGTGATGCTCCTAAGGTACTTACCAAATCATGGAATGATGTAAGTACTGAACAGAAGCTGCTAGATGAGAGAATTGGTGTGGAGGCATCTGGATTAGGTATGGTAGATAACAAATTCTTTGCGCAGGATTGTGACTCTGCTGTTTTGGAACAAGATCTTGTAGATCAGATGATGTCTGTTCCACCGGATGCAAAGGAAACAGAGGAAGGAGAGGTTCCTCCATCATCGCCAACTGCCAGCCAGATTTCTCTTGGGAGTAATGGATCCACAGAACATGAAAGAAAGCTGGTTGAAGAAAATGACAAGCTGCGGGAGATGATGCAGAAACTAATTGAAGCAGGACAACAGCAATTGACTGCAATTTCCAACCTTTCTGGAAGAGTCAAAGATCTGGAGAAGAAATTgtctaggaaaaagaaattgaagatgagaCGACATGGTACAACTCGATATACATCTGGACCGTCTTGTTTGAAACCATATAATGATCCTTTGAATGAGAAAGCTGTCCCGCTTGCAATGTAG
- the LOC113762099 gene encoding uncharacterized protein LOC113762099 produces MYREREKRNSSMEGEGQEGDQILEINLISAQGLKTPSGSRRRMHTYALAWVDPTAKLRTRTDRVGAENPTWNDKFLFRVSSHFLACETSGVTVEIYAVGYIRDYLIGTVRFLLSSCLGKFPSSADAIAIGTPAFTAVQIQRPSGRFHGVLNIAASVCSSACSDFEIFSGASAISFRDLVGAELEKEKEVDRRQRRRLSRIGSSNSVRSSGGESCDFDFSSLDLSSDGAESTTSSSSTASNALKEWNGVRTEVAQKVKEMKNKGGGEGLLCGLMLQRRVRFCQSDQNLRFWEESLES; encoded by the coding sequence ATgtatagagagagagaaaagagaaattcATCTATGGAGGGGGAGGGCCAAGAGGGGGATCAGATTCTGGAGATTAACTTGATCTCGGCCCAAGGTTTAAAGACGCCGTCCGGAAGTCGTCGCCGGATGCACACCTACGCACTCGCTTGGGTTGACCCGACAGCCAAGCTCCGGACCCGAACCGACCGTGTCGGAGCCGAAAACCCTACTTGGAATGATAAGTTCCTGTTTCGCGTTTCTTCCCACTTCCTTGCCTGCGAAACCTCCGGCGTCACTGTCGAGATCTACGCCGTCGGCTATATCAGAGATTATCTCATCGGCACCGTGCGTTTTCTGCTGAGTAGTTGCCTCGGCAAATTCCCCTCTTCAGCCGACGCAATCGCAATTGGTACTCCGGCGTTCACTGCGGTCCAAATCCAGCGTCCTTCCGGTAGGTTTCACGGAGTCCTCAACATCGCCGCTTCGGTTTGCAGCAGCGCCTGTTCCGATTTTGAAATATTCAGCGGCGCGTCGGCAATTAGTTTCCGTGATCTCGTGGGTGCTGAGCttgagaaagaaaaggaggtTGACCGCCGGCAGCGGCGAAGGCTGAGCCGCATAGGGTCGAGTAATAGCGTGCGGTCATCCGGCGGAGAATCTTGTGACTTTGACTTTTCTTCGTTGGACTTGTCGTCGGACGGTGCTGAATCAACGACGTCGTCTTCATCGACGGCTTCTAATGCTTTGAAAGAATGGAATGGAGTGAGGACGGAGGTGGCCCAGAAAGTCAAGGAAATGAAAAATAAGGGTGGTGGAGAAGGATTACTATGTGGACTTATGCTTCAGAGGAGGGTTCGTTTTTGCCAGTCGGATCAAAATTTGCGTTTCTGGGAAGAGTCGTTGGAAAGTTAG
- the LOC113759257 gene encoding mediator of RNA polymerase II transcription subunit 21-like, whose protein sequence is MAHQTLLILSVFTSFFLLAIPIGGPGDGYYLYSADNARSSSCCNSSSTVNKDLVILVDIISQLQEQVNTIAGLAFNTFGLLQTQRDAPPVRLSTNFPEPPATPASTAEDATNLAEQPKNTSAGLVKAAKQFDSLVAALPVAEGGKEAQLKRIAKLLAENDVVGQELLKQLEAAEKELKQVQELFRQATDDCLNF, encoded by the exons ATGGCTCATCAAACATTGCTGATACTGTCCGTCTTCACGAGCTTCTTCCTTCTTGCCATACCAATTGGCGGCCCTGGAGATGGCTACTATCTTTACTCTGCTGACAATGCCAG ATCATCATCCTGTTGCAACTCTTCTAGCACCGTTAACAAGGACCTGGTCATTCTTGTGGATATAATATCCCAACTACAAGAACAGGTGAATACAATTGCAGGTCTTGCATTTAATACCTTTGGGTTGCTTCAGACTCAGAGGGATGCTCCTCCAGTTAGGTTGTCTACTAATTTTCCAGAACCTCCTGCTACTCCTGCTAGTACTGCAGAGGATGCTACTAATCTTGCTGAGCAGCCAAAGAACACGAGCGCAGGACTTGTCAAGGCTGCCAAGCAGTTTGATTCATTGGTAGCTGCCCTTCCGGTGGCTGAGGGAGGCAAAGAAGCTCAGCTGAAAAGAATTGCCAAACTTCTGGCTGAAAATGATGTCGTAGGCCAAGAACTACTAAAACAACTGGAAGCTGCGGAAAAGGAATTAAAGCAAGTGCAGGAGTTGTTCAGGCAAGCAACAGACGACTGCCTGAACTTTTAA